Part of the Nocardia higoensis genome, ACCGCCCGTTCGTCGGTCCGCCACGCGTAGGACAGCACATAGGTGTCCTTGACGACTCCGGCGTCGAGCACGAAGCGCGCGGTGCGGGCCAGTCCGTCGGCGCCCCGGTCGAGGACCTCGACGGACTTGGCCGCCGCCACCCACTCCGGATAGGACTCCAGATCGGCGATGACAGCCATCACCCGCTCGGCGGGTGCCTCGATGAGGATCGACCTCTGGGTCCGGTCGGCCATGGGGTTCAGCGGTTCCTTTCCGGCGACGTTGCTGGGGTGGCTCCGAGTGTGGACGGGTCAGGCGGCAGGAGTGACGCCCGCCGGGCGCCCGGCTTCGAGCAGTG contains:
- a CDS encoding SRPBCC family protein — encoded protein: MADRTQRSILIEAPAERVMAVIADLESYPEWVAAAKSVEVLDRGADGLARTARFVLDAGVVKDTYVLSYAWRTDERAVTWRLVEGELQKAQDGSYVLLERSGGFTEVIYELTVDLNIPMIGMFKRKAEKVITDTALKELKKRAEG